One Salvia splendens isolate huo1 chromosome 22, SspV2, whole genome shotgun sequence DNA segment encodes these proteins:
- the LOC121787140 gene encoding ethylene-responsive transcription factor 1B-like, whose amino-acid sequence MSFHFSTSSSSHEKGDGSKTEKRYIGVRKRPWGKYAAEIRDSTRHGARVWLGTFNTAEEAALAYDQAAFVTRGASVPLNFPVERVTESLEKIKYRCEEGSSPAKALKESHKLMNAATTKKTSSSKKRVGEEDVVILHDLGSDLLDQLLSENSTTD is encoded by the coding sequence ATGTCATTTCACTTCTCTACATCATCTTCCAGCCACGAAAAGGGAGATGGCTCTAAGACGGAGAAGAGATACATTGGAGTAAGAAAGAGACCGTGGGGGAAATACGCAGCGGAAATCAGGGATTCGACGAGGCATGGCGCGAGAGTTTGGCTGGGAACATTCAATACTGCAGAAGAGGCTGCTCTAGCTTATGATCAAGCTGCATTTGTGACGAGAGGcgcctccgtcccactcaactTTCCCGTGGAGAGAGTGACGGAATCTCTCGAGAAGATCAAGTATCGATGCGAGGAGGGCTCGTCTCCTGCAAAAGCCCTGAAGGAGTCTCACAAGCTGATGAACGCTGCAACGACGAAGAAAACTAGTTCGAGTAAGAAGCGTGTTGGAGAAGAGGATGTTGTGATTCTTCATGACTTGGGATCTGATTTATTGGATCAGCTCTTGTCTGAGAATTCAACTACTGATTGA